A region of the Arachis hypogaea cultivar Tifrunner chromosome 15, arahy.Tifrunner.gnm2.J5K5, whole genome shotgun sequence genome:
AAATGTTTCAGTTAGACCTACACATCAATGCAAGTCGGTGATTATAGTACTGCATACCTCTCATAATCATTTAGGGGACCAAGAGGAAGAACTTCCTCAACCCCACCACGGGAAAGTCGCACTTTTGAGGCAAAGTATGGGATTTCAGTCACCTATGACAGACTTCGTTAGTTCATAAAAAGATTGCTTACTCTAGCTTAGATTTTTTAGTAGCACAATTAACAATACTACATTACAAAGAAAAAGAGATAGCAACTGTACAAGGGCACCTGAGCAAAATGACTTCTTATTCTTATATACCTGTGAATCAATATATGCACATTCAATGATCCCGGCATCTCCTCTCAGTGCACGGAGGCATGATTCTGCAAATTTAGCAGCAGCAAATGCCTGCAATTTATAACAAACTTGGTATTACATTTACTTGAAACAAATTATGTTAACCATGAATATTATGTACATTCTGTAAAGCAATTATATACTCTGAAAAAGGATACAATTGCACTATTCTTCTGTAAGGTAAATAAAATACTAACCATTGATAGAGTTGCAGAGCCAGCTCCAGCTTTGGCCTAGGGAAATCACATCattgtataaataaaaattccaaTGTGAATATAGTCCATAGCAATGGAGGAATGTATCTACacgaaattattataagagagtaccaagacaaatataattttTCACCTCAACAACTTCAGTTCCACCATTTTGTATGCGATCTGTCAGGTACTCAACCTCTTTTGCGGTGAAAGTGCTTGGAGGTTTAACCTAAATACAGTATTACATTTTCAAGTATCCTGAACTAAATATCATGACAATTTTTAATTTCACGTAGTATAGTGCCATACCTGAGAAAGAAGAGGTAAAATAGTGATTCCTGCATGTCCCCCAATGACGGGGACATCCAGATCCCTTGGATCAACACCTAGAACTTCTGCCTGCAATTTAGCTGATAAGATTAGAATGAATGGGTTCCAACTTGGCAACCTAGTTTAATTAATAGAAGACTGCGTCAGAAAACAATATGCAAAGAGCCACAATCACAGAAACTTGTTTTGGTAGTACCCAGACTTCAACAAACAATCTTGTAGAATCCGCATAATTTAGATGATCAAATGGAGGAGAAGTATTTCAAAGAATGCTTATTAATGTACTTTAAGCCAACAATGTACATTGCCTAAAGCAGTCAGTTCAACTCGACTAAATCTTCAATTAATCAATCAAATCTAACAATCTGTTATAATCAAGCAATAAGCCTAGCTTGTCAAAGCTCAAATTTTGGCATCAGATATTTTGTTTCAGTCAAAGCTCAAAATGGTCTAGTTACCCTAATTGTCCACTATAGAGATCTGCATGTATTAAATGACTATAGTAACTGCCAGAATAAGTAGGCAGAGTACATACCACAAATGTATTGGCTCTAACAACATCAAGCTTTGTCACTCCCAAAAGTTTCTTAGGATCATAAGTACCAGCTTTTTTGAAAACTTCAGCAGCAATTGGAACCGTGGAGTTAACAGGATTACTTATGATGTTGACAACAGCTTTGGGACAGAACCTTGCAACTGCTTCGGAGAGTGATTTAACAATTCCAGCATTTATGTTGAAGAGATCATCTCTTGTCATACCAGGTTTGCGGGCAACGCCAGCAGGAATGATCACCAAATCCATCCCCGTAAGGGCATCCTCAAGTTGGCTTGCCCCCAAAAATCCCCGTACCTAACCAACCAAATGGAAAGAGCTTTCACTTATTCCGGCAAAACAATCCAATCCAAGGTAAAGAACTCACAAATCACAAATCAAGTTAACTACTTTCTAATAAGAGACTGTTATCAAAGATAAGGACAAAAAGAAGATGCAaaaatataactttagaattaGAATGGAAAATTTTGTACAATCATCCAATTCAATAATTTATTTGACTTAACTATGAACTATTTGTTGCAAACAGAAACATATAACATAATTGGATGATAGTGACCCTATTATAACGAAACAGAAATGGTAGGGGCatcagaatttatttattttgcccatcaTTTAGGCATCAACTCAATTTCTTTAATCTAGTTGTTTTAATCTAGAAATCAAATAACATACTTTATCccatagttttaatttttaaacattaaCGGCTAACTGAtggccaaaaacaataaattttgatggTCCTAGCATTTCTCATAACGAAATTTACGTCCTATTGTAAGATAAGATTATAATGATAGTGAGAGACATGAAACTATGAAAGCATGGTGATAGAATAATGAGCTTACAACAGCGCCAGTGTCCATGTGGCTGACATCAGCAGTGACGCCGGGGGTGTTGACGACGTCGTATAGGTGGAGAACGGAGATGAGAGGATTCATCTTCATCAACATGGAGAGAGGCTGTCCTATGCCACCTGCAGCCCCCAAAATGGCCACTTTGAACCCCGGAGCAGCACCTTTGGATCTGCAATGTGCACGCGTCAAGCACCCATCACCATCACCCTCCACCTGTTCGACAATAGAACTGTTAGTGTTATCAATGAAAGGAAGAAGAGATGAGAAAGAAGGGAATCGTGAGAAGAAGGAACCTTGGGATTGGGAGGGTTGAGATGGGAGGCGATTCTCGCAATTCGCACATTCACATCTGAATTTTGCTGCACACTCATAGTCG
Encoded here:
- the LOC112748103 gene encoding malate dehydrogenase, glyoxysomal-like translates to MSVQQNSDVNVRIARIASHLNPPNPKVEGDGDGCLTRAHCRSKGAAPGFKVAILGAAGGIGQPLSMLMKMNPLISVLHLYDVVNTPGVTADVSHMDTGAVVRGFLGASQLEDALTGMDLVIIPAGVARKPGMTRDDLFNINAGIVKSLSEAVARFCPKAVVNIISNPVNSTVPIAAEVFKKAGTYDPKKLLGVTKLDVVRANTFVAEVLGVDPRDLDVPVIGGHAGITILPLLSQVKPPSTFTAKEVEYLTDRIQNGGTEVVEAKAGAGSATLSMAFAAAKFAESCLRALRGDAGIIECAYIDSQVTEIPYFASKVRLSRGGVEEVLPLGPLNDYERESLEKAKKELASSIEKGVAFVRK